In Deinococcus malanensis, one DNA window encodes the following:
- a CDS encoding cyclodeaminase/cyclohydrolase family protein — translation MTLWNRTAQDLLEATTSHQPTPGGGSVAALSGAFGVGLVCMALNITRRKRPEQAAALLGPLESLLGLQAELRTLADQDVQVFRAYVDATRLPKDTNEDRQARRVALDRAGQQARDVPLRVAQVAVEGLTLAAEVLEQIHPEVQSDVGAGAGLLLGSLHASLLTLDINLRHLDEEPRRTLEELRDRYGARGEVLATQVLARTRELLQ, via the coding sequence ATGACCCTCTGGAATCGCACGGCACAGGACCTGCTTGAGGCCACCACCAGCCATCAGCCCACACCGGGGGGTGGGTCGGTGGCGGCGCTCAGTGGAGCCTTTGGGGTGGGACTGGTGTGCATGGCCCTGAACATCACCCGGCGCAAGCGGCCCGAGCAGGCTGCGGCTCTTCTGGGGCCGCTGGAAAGTCTGCTGGGGCTTCAGGCCGAACTGCGCACGCTGGCCGACCAGGACGTGCAGGTGTTCCGGGCGTATGTAGACGCCACCCGGCTTCCCAAAGACACCAACGAGGACAGGCAGGCCCGGCGCGTGGCCCTGGACCGCGCCGGTCAGCAGGCCCGGGACGTGCCGCTGCGGGTGGCCCAGGTGGCCGTCGAGGGGCTGACCCTGGCTGCTGAAGTGCTGGAGCAGATCCACCCCGAGGTGCAGAGCGACGTGGGTGCCGGAGCCGGCCTGCTGCTGGGCAGCCTGCACGCCAGTCTGCTGACGCTGGACATCAACCTGCGTCACCTGGACGAGGAGCCGCGGCGGACCCTGGAGGAACTGCGTGACCGGTACGGGGCGCGCGGTGAGGTGCTGGCGACACAGGTCCTGGCCCGCACCCGTGAACTCCTGCAGTAG
- a CDS encoding malate dehydrogenase, whose translation MTNKQPVRVAVTGAAGQIGYSLLFRIAAGDMLGKDQPVILQLLEITPALKALQGVVMELRDGAYPLLADVVTSDDPLVAFRDADYALLVGAMPRKAGMERGDLLGANGGIFKPQGQALNQVASRGVKVLVVGNPANTNALIAQQNAPDLNPKQFTAMVRLDHNRAISQLAEKTGQPVSAIKNITIWGNHSSTQYPDLSQATVGGQPALDLVDRSWYEQEYIPTVAKRGAAIIEARGASSAASAASAAIDHMRDWALGTPEGEWVSMGIPSDGSYGVPEGLIYGFPVTVKNGEYQIVQGLEISEFSRGKMDATAGELEEERDEIRKLGLIS comes from the coding sequence ATGACGAATAAGCAACCCGTTCGTGTGGCCGTGACTGGTGCGGCCGGTCAGATTGGTTATAGCCTGCTGTTCCGCATTGCTGCCGGCGACATGCTGGGCAAGGACCAGCCCGTGATTCTGCAGCTGCTGGAAATCACCCCGGCGCTCAAGGCGCTGCAGGGCGTCGTGATGGAACTGCGCGACGGTGCCTACCCGCTGCTGGCCGACGTGGTGACCAGCGACGATCCCCTGGTGGCCTTCAGGGACGCCGACTACGCCCTGCTGGTGGGCGCCATGCCCCGCAAGGCCGGCATGGAGCGCGGCGACCTGCTGGGTGCCAACGGCGGCATCTTCAAGCCCCAGGGTCAGGCGCTGAATCAGGTGGCCAGCCGTGGCGTCAAGGTGCTGGTCGTAGGTAACCCCGCCAATACCAACGCCCTGATCGCGCAGCAGAATGCGCCGGACCTGAACCCCAAGCAGTTCACTGCGATGGTCCGTCTGGACCACAACCGCGCCATCTCCCAGCTGGCCGAGAAGACCGGGCAGCCGGTGAGCGCGATCAAGAACATTACCATCTGGGGCAACCACTCCTCGACCCAGTACCCGGATCTTTCCCAGGCGACCGTCGGCGGCCAGCCGGCGCTGGATCTGGTGGACCGCAGCTGGTATGAGCAGGAGTACATCCCCACCGTGGCCAAGCGCGGCGCCGCCATCATCGAGGCGCGCGGGGCCAGCAGCGCGGCCAGTGCAGCCAGCGCGGCCATCGACCATATGCGCGACTGGGCGCTGGGCACTCCTGAAGGCGAGTGGGTCAGCATGGGCATTCCCAGCGACGGCAGCTACGGCGTGCCCGAGGGCCTGATCTACGGCTTCCCGGTCACCGTCAAAAACGGTGAGTACCAGATCGTGCAGGGCCTGGAGATCAGCGAGTTCAGCCGCGGCAAGATGGACGCCACCGCCGGGGAACTTGAGGAAGAGCGTGACGAGATCCGCAAGCTCGGCCTGATCAGCTGA
- a CDS encoding enoyl-CoA hydratase/isomerase family protein — MNATDLLSPDRYPGLNLQLHEDGILEIVIRNERTLNSVNAEAHRALTYIWRDIDAAQGVRCVLIRGEGRGFSSGGDFELIEEMSQDFTALARVWREARDLVYNVINCGKPIVSAIHGPCVGAGLAVALLSDVSVAAKTARILDGHVRLGVAAGDHAAIIWPLLCGLNKAKYHLMTGEPVSGEEAERIGLVSLCVEDDQLLDRAWKVARTLASGSPTAVRWTKYALNNWLRAMGPTFDASLALEFLGFTGPDVREGLSSLREKRAPNFMPDAPI; from the coding sequence ATGAACGCCACCGACCTGCTCTCTCCCGACCGCTACCCCGGCCTCAATCTTCAGCTGCACGAGGACGGCATTCTGGAGATCGTCATCCGCAACGAGCGGACCCTGAACTCGGTCAATGCCGAGGCCCACCGCGCCCTGACCTACATCTGGCGGGACATCGACGCGGCGCAGGGGGTGCGCTGTGTCCTGATCCGTGGCGAGGGCCGGGGATTTTCCTCGGGTGGTGACTTCGAGCTGATCGAGGAGATGAGCCAGGACTTCACGGCGCTGGCCCGCGTCTGGCGTGAGGCGCGTGACTTGGTGTACAACGTCATCAACTGCGGCAAGCCCATCGTCAGCGCCATTCACGGGCCCTGTGTGGGCGCGGGGTTAGCGGTTGCGCTGCTCTCCGACGTGAGCGTGGCGGCCAAAACGGCCCGCATTCTGGACGGTCACGTGCGGCTGGGCGTGGCGGCTGGCGACCACGCCGCGATCATCTGGCCGCTGCTGTGCGGGCTGAACAAGGCTAAATACCACCTGATGACCGGCGAACCGGTCAGCGGCGAGGAGGCCGAGCGTATCGGACTGGTCAGCCTGTGCGTCGAGGACGATCAGCTGCTCGACCGGGCCTGGAAGGTCGCCCGCACCCTGGCCTCGGGCAGCCCCACCGCCGTGCGCTGGACCAAGTACGCGCTGAACAACTGGCTGCGCGCCATGGGTCCCACCTTCGATGCCAGCCTCGCTCTGGAGTTTCTGGGCTTTACTGGACCCGACGTGCGTGAAGGGCTGTCGAGCCTGCGGGAGAAGCGCGCGCCGAACTTCATGCCCGACGCGCCGATCTGA
- a CDS encoding glycosyltransferase family 4 protein produces the protein MRVGIVTATYLPSRNGVATSTALFARGLRERGHEVRIFAPRHPQMPPHEEGVYRLNSSFAGARALGAPADYPVMLAPGPLLTSRLPLRDLDVVHTMHPFLAGQLARTWSRLSGAPVVYTAHTQYEQYLHYAPVPKRVSRAVVRPHVAAFARRVDVVLAPGQAMVDMLREYGYGGHVELFPNPVDLGAFRAAQGEAFRTEFHVPADAPLVMYLGRLAPEKNLSMMLRAFDQARASRPELRLLVVGDGPSRTQAQLTAPEGVTFTGPVAYSRVPEALAAADVFLTASTSEVLPMSMIEALAAGAPLVAARSPAALDLIQEGVNGTVRDATHSDLASGLLQALSPATLPVWQNQARHSAAQYDLLSRAADLEAVYERVRARPVRRSSVS, from the coding sequence GTGCGAGTCGGGATTGTCACCGCCACCTATCTGCCGTCCCGAAATGGCGTGGCCACCAGCACGGCACTGTTCGCGCGCGGCCTGCGGGAGCGTGGGCACGAGGTCCGCATCTTCGCGCCTCGCCACCCACAGATGCCCCCGCATGAGGAAGGCGTCTACCGGCTGAACAGTTCCTTTGCCGGCGCACGGGCCCTGGGTGCCCCGGCCGACTACCCGGTCATGCTGGCCCCGGGCCCGCTGCTCACCTCCCGGTTACCACTGCGTGACCTGGACGTGGTGCACACCATGCACCCGTTTCTGGCCGGGCAACTCGCGCGCACCTGGTCTCGGCTGAGCGGAGCGCCGGTGGTGTACACGGCCCATACGCAGTACGAGCAGTACCTGCACTACGCCCCGGTGCCCAAGCGGGTCAGCCGGGCAGTGGTGCGGCCCCACGTGGCGGCGTTCGCGCGGCGGGTCGACGTGGTGCTGGCCCCGGGGCAGGCTATGGTGGACATGCTGCGTGAATACGGCTACGGCGGTCACGTCGAGCTGTTTCCGAATCCGGTGGACCTCGGGGCTTTCCGCGCCGCCCAGGGAGAGGCTTTCCGCACCGAATTTCATGTGCCGGCGGACGCTCCCTTGGTGATGTACCTGGGCCGGCTGGCTCCCGAGAAGAACCTGAGCATGATGCTGCGCGCCTTCGATCAGGCACGCGCCAGCCGCCCGGAGCTGCGCCTGCTGGTGGTCGGGGACGGTCCCAGCCGCACCCAGGCGCAGCTCACGGCACCAGAAGGCGTGACCTTCACCGGGCCGGTGGCGTACTCACGCGTTCCCGAAGCGCTGGCCGCCGCCGACGTGTTCCTGACCGCCAGCACCAGTGAGGTGCTGCCGATGAGCATGATCGAGGCGCTGGCTGCCGGGGCGCCGCTGGTCGCTGCCCGAAGCCCCGCGGCGCTGGACCTGATTCAGGAAGGCGTGAACGGCACCGTACGGGACGCCACCCACAGCGACCTGGCCTCCGGGCTACTGCAGGCGCTGAGCCCTGCGACTTTGCCAGTCTGGCAAAACCAGGCCCGACACAGCGCCGCACAGTACGACCTGCTGTCACGTGCCGCCGACCTGGAAGCGGTGTACGAACGGGTCCGGGCCCGCCCCGTGCGCCGGAGTTCGGTCTCCTGA
- a CDS encoding prolyl oligopeptidase family serine peptidase: MITTYPESRRDDQVDVYQNAAGEAVQVPDPYRWLEDPDSPETQAWVAEQNRVTQAFLASLPARDAYRERLTGLWDYPREGAPWKRGEHYFRHFNPGLLNQPVLEVATSPTGLWRTLLDPNTLSSDGTVALGSASVSRDGRRLAYGTQSGGSDWMTWQVRDVAGGQDLPDQLTWSKFSGAAWLPDGSGFYYAAYDAPQDGGALTSTNRHQRLMLHRLGSAQAEDTVIIERPDEPDWGFRAEVTHDGQYLVVHVWKGTDPRNLLWVRPLHSDGPFTELVSDFHASYRLIGNDGPLLYVQTTADAPRGRILTWNVETGEQREIIPEGPNALQEDFTVLVPGGLLTVALHDASHRLTLHTRTGEVRRELPLPGLGAVVSLNALPDDPEVFLAFTSFLSPATPYRLSLPEGTFESLSDVAPAFDASAFEVTQEFAVSLDGTRVPMFIVARRGLNRDGRNPTLLYGYGGFGISLTPAFNPSRLAWLERGGVYVQANLRGGGEYGEDWHQAGTLGDKQNVFDDFIACAEHLIASGVTSPAHLGIQGGSNGGLLVGACMTQRPDLFAAVVPQVGVLDMLRYHLFTIGWAWASDYGRSDDPDMLGTLLAYSPLHNLRAAAYPATLITTGDHDDRVVPAHSFKFGAQLQRCQTGTAPTLLRIQTRAGHGAGKPTRLVIEEAADIWAFLEHHLKLQSGQATSS, from the coding sequence GTGATCACAACTTATCCGGAGTCCCGCAGGGACGATCAGGTAGACGTCTACCAGAACGCGGCCGGCGAGGCCGTGCAGGTGCCCGATCCTTACCGCTGGCTCGAAGACCCGGACAGCCCGGAAACACAGGCCTGGGTCGCGGAGCAAAACCGCGTGACCCAGGCTTTTCTGGCCAGCCTCCCGGCGCGCGACGCCTACCGTGAGCGCCTGACCGGGCTGTGGGACTACCCCCGCGAGGGCGCGCCCTGGAAAAGGGGAGAACACTACTTCCGGCACTTCAATCCCGGGCTGCTCAATCAGCCGGTGCTGGAGGTGGCGACCAGCCCCACGGGACTGTGGCGGACACTGCTGGACCCCAACACCCTGAGCAGTGACGGCACGGTGGCCCTGGGCAGCGCCTCGGTCAGCCGTGACGGCCGGCGGTTGGCTTATGGCACGCAGAGCGGTGGCAGCGACTGGATGACGTGGCAGGTGCGGGACGTGGCGGGCGGGCAGGACCTGCCCGACCAGCTGACGTGGAGCAAATTCAGTGGCGCGGCGTGGCTGCCCGACGGGAGCGGCTTCTACTACGCCGCGTATGACGCTCCTCAGGATGGCGGGGCACTGACCAGCACCAACCGCCACCAGCGCCTGATGCTGCACCGCCTGGGGTCCGCTCAGGCGGAGGACACGGTGATCATCGAGCGCCCGGACGAGCCCGACTGGGGCTTTCGTGCCGAGGTCACGCACGACGGCCAGTACCTCGTGGTGCACGTCTGGAAGGGCACCGATCCCAGGAATCTGCTGTGGGTGCGGCCTTTGCATTCAGACGGGCCGTTCACCGAACTGGTCAGCGACTTCCACGCCTCCTACCGCCTGATCGGCAACGACGGTCCGCTGCTGTACGTGCAGACCACAGCCGACGCTCCACGCGGACGGATTCTGACCTGGAACGTAGAGACTGGCGAGCAGCGCGAGATCATCCCGGAAGGACCCAACGCCCTGCAGGAGGACTTCACCGTTCTGGTGCCCGGCGGCCTCCTGACGGTGGCCCTTCACGACGCCAGCCACCGCCTGACCCTGCATACCCGGACCGGCGAGGTCCGCCGCGAACTGCCGCTCCCGGGCCTGGGCGCGGTCGTCAGCCTGAATGCGCTGCCCGATGATCCGGAAGTGTTCCTGGCCTTCACATCCTTCCTGAGCCCTGCCACGCCCTACCGGCTGAGCCTGCCCGAAGGAACCTTCGAGTCTCTCTCGGACGTAGCCCCGGCTTTTGACGCCTCGGCGTTCGAGGTTACCCAGGAGTTCGCTGTCAGCCTGGACGGCACACGCGTCCCCATGTTCATCGTCGCGCGCCGCGGCCTGAACCGTGACGGGCGCAATCCCACCCTGCTCTACGGCTACGGTGGCTTCGGGATCAGCCTGACGCCGGCTTTCAATCCGTCGCGTCTGGCCTGGCTGGAGCGCGGCGGCGTGTACGTGCAGGCCAACCTGCGCGGTGGCGGCGAATACGGAGAGGACTGGCATCAGGCCGGAACCCTTGGCGACAAACAGAACGTCTTCGATGACTTTATTGCCTGCGCCGAGCACCTGATTGCTAGCGGGGTGACCAGTCCGGCCCACCTGGGCATCCAGGGCGGCAGCAACGGCGGTCTGCTGGTGGGCGCCTGCATGACCCAGCGCCCGGACCTGTTCGCGGCGGTCGTGCCCCAGGTTGGGGTGCTGGACATGCTGCGCTACCACCTGTTCACCATCGGCTGGGCCTGGGCCAGCGATTACGGCCGCAGCGACGACCCGGACATGCTCGGTACGCTGCTGGCCTACTCGCCGCTGCACAACCTGCGTGCCGCGGCCTACCCGGCCACGCTGATCACCACCGGTGACCACGACGACCGCGTGGTGCCGGCCCACTCCTTCAAGTTCGGTGCGCAGCTTCAGCGCTGCCAGACCGGGACAGCGCCCACCCTGCTGCGCATCCAGACGCGTGCCGGTCATGGGGCGGGCAAGCCCACCCGGCTGGTCATCGAGGAGGCCGCCGATATCTGGGCCTTCCTGGAGCATCACCTGAAGCTACAGTCAGGACAGGCCACGTCAAGCTGA
- a CDS encoding alpha/beta hydrolase produces MAHLRFLIPALPPGTPPGTLFLTGEHRGWISNPEGWTFDQSGEGAMLDTEVDPGTLLSVKVRLQLPDNHVLEEGDAWGGRAPAHTVTVQEHGGVVTLNLEGWQDDREGRDRPRQSRPPRMEWNLTAPWGEQTVRLWWPEGHDGRELPLLVMHDGQNVFDEAPSFSGQSWQAADAAQARAEAGQPCLIAALTVGAERSRRYVPFAFELNEFRPGADEYLDWIETELLQALAEAFGPVPPERRALAGSSFGGLVTLYGGLRHPEAFGTLGVFSPAVWPDDFALLRWMEGRTAPDTRVWLDMGDHEAHTVAEATEVVHLTHELGAALQPQVAEVQVTIGEGHWHDEAAWAARFPAFLTWWLSGLVPAQGAGSSALAR; encoded by the coding sequence ATGGCGCACCTGCGGTTTCTGATTCCGGCCCTGCCTCCCGGCACGCCGCCGGGCACCCTGTTTCTGACTGGCGAGCACCGTGGCTGGATCAGCAACCCCGAGGGCTGGACCTTTGACCAGAGTGGTGAAGGCGCCATGCTGGACACGGAGGTCGATCCGGGCACGCTGCTGAGCGTCAAGGTCCGGTTGCAGCTTCCTGATAACCACGTGCTGGAAGAAGGAGACGCCTGGGGCGGGCGTGCCCCGGCGCATACCGTGACCGTGCAGGAGCATGGGGGTGTGGTGACCCTGAACCTGGAAGGCTGGCAGGACGACCGCGAGGGCAGGGACAGGCCCAGGCAGTCCAGACCGCCGCGTATGGAGTGGAACCTAACTGCGCCCTGGGGTGAGCAGACCGTGCGCCTGTGGTGGCCGGAGGGTCACGATGGCCGTGAGCTGCCGCTGCTGGTCATGCACGACGGACAGAACGTCTTTGATGAGGCTCCCAGCTTCTCGGGACAGAGCTGGCAGGCCGCAGACGCCGCGCAGGCCCGTGCCGAGGCAGGTCAGCCCTGCCTGATTGCGGCGCTGACCGTCGGTGCGGAGCGCAGCCGCCGCTACGTGCCGTTTGCCTTCGAACTCAACGAGTTCAGGCCCGGGGCCGACGAGTACCTCGACTGGATCGAGACGGAACTGCTGCAGGCATTGGCGGAAGCTTTTGGACCAGTGCCGCCTGAACGCCGCGCCCTGGCTGGGTCCTCTTTCGGCGGGCTGGTCACGCTGTACGGTGGACTACGGCACCCGGAAGCTTTCGGAACGCTGGGGGTCTTCAGCCCGGCGGTCTGGCCGGACGATTTTGCCCTGCTGCGATGGATGGAAGGCCGCACGGCACCCGACACACGTGTGTGGCTGGATATGGGAGACCACGAGGCCCACACCGTGGCTGAGGCGACCGAGGTGGTTCACCTGACCCACGAGTTGGGAGCAGCGCTTCAGCCGCAAGTGGCCGAAGTTCAGGTCACCATCGGCGAGGGCCACTGGCACGACGAGGCCGCCTGGGCCGCGAGGTTCCCCGCCTTCCTGACCTGGTGGCTGTCTGGTCTGGTGCCGGCACAGGGCGCTGGATCATCAGCCCTTGCCCGCTAG
- the hisA gene encoding 1-(5-phosphoribosyl)-5-[(5-phosphoribosylamino)methylideneamino]imidazole-4-carboxamide isomerase, with translation MSASLTSPLIIPCVDIQSGRAVRLYEGDPERETVYFESPLDAARHWVGRGAGLVHLVDLDAATGRGENREVIRQITGELGVPVEVGGGIRDRDTAEELLRAGVHRVVIGTAAVRSPQLVADLIAAHGPERVVVSLDARGLEVATHGWAQGSGVNVAELTPGLADAGLELLIFTDVTRDGTLRGLNRELMRQVRQLWINTLIVGGGVANVDDVRLLQEERIEGAIVGRAIYEGTLPYPVTLEG, from the coding sequence ATGAGTGCTTCCCTGACTTCGCCTTTGATCATTCCCTGCGTGGACATCCAGTCCGGCCGCGCCGTGCGCCTGTACGAAGGTGACCCCGAGCGTGAAACGGTGTATTTCGAGTCTCCGCTGGACGCCGCGCGCCACTGGGTCGGGCGCGGCGCCGGACTGGTTCACCTGGTGGATCTGGACGCCGCGACCGGTCGTGGTGAGAACCGTGAGGTGATCCGCCAGATTACCGGGGAACTGGGCGTGCCGGTCGAGGTGGGAGGGGGCATCCGGGACCGGGACACCGCCGAGGAACTGCTGCGCGCGGGTGTTCACCGGGTGGTGATCGGCACGGCGGCAGTCCGGAGCCCGCAGTTGGTGGCCGACCTGATCGCCGCACACGGCCCCGAGCGGGTGGTGGTCAGCCTGGACGCCCGTGGCCTGGAAGTGGCCACCCACGGCTGGGCCCAGGGCAGTGGAGTCAACGTGGCCGAACTGACGCCGGGGCTGGCCGACGCGGGCCTGGAACTGCTGATCTTCACCGATGTGACCCGTGACGGCACCCTCAGGGGCCTGAACCGCGAACTGATGCGGCAGGTGCGGCAGCTGTGGATCAACACCCTGATCGTGGGTGGTGGCGTGGCCAACGTGGATGACGTGCGGCTGCTTCAGGAGGAACGCATCGAGGGCGCCATCGTGGGCCGCGCGATCTACGAAGGCACCCTGCCCTACCCCGTGACTCTGGAAGGCTGA